The nucleotide sequence GCAATACATGGTAGTTTGGATCAAACTTTGCTCTAGGTTTATAATATTACTGTCAATTTAACTATTAAAATATAGCAGTCAATAAAATTACCAGTGTATTCTCACTTCTGCCTCTTTCATCAATACAGGGTGAACTTTCGTCCAATGGTTGGAGTCCTATAAAAAAGCAATACCAAATTGCAATGACACGTCAAGATTAGGCATCTGAGTTCAAAATATCAGCAAAATAGTAATATTTACCAACACAAAACCAGTGTTGTTTTGCTTTAAGAATGTATACAGTAACTCACCTTTACAAGATCACATGTGTGACATATTTGTGAATTCCCTGACACTGGACAATCACAGTAGGAAAACAGCAATTTTAAGATTTGTTTTATATGGGAATTTTTAAGGTCAGGTCATTTGTACAGGTACTTACATTggcttagggttagggttagggttagtattgGTTTTCTCTGTGGCTTTAATTATATAATATATGGAGTAAGCAACAGTACAGAAAACACTATGAGTATATTATATACATTTCCTTTACATATTCCCAACACAGTGTGTGACTCAGTATTGAGTTAGTCAACACTTACCCACTGTGTCGTTTTTGTGTGAGGTGGCCGGTAGAACTGGTTTTGACTGAAGTTTTGTGCTGTACTTTATATCAAAAGCCATCAGGCCACTAATGTTGAAGCCCAGAAAGAATGAGATGACACCAGGCCTTGACACACTGGCTTGTTTGTGGGGACACACCTCAATTTCTtggcctgccacacacacaaatgttttaTGGTCTCTGGAAACTCCTTGGACACGAAGTAGGAGATCCTGAATAGATGTTTGTTTCAGCATATCCCCATCATTACTTTGTTTGCCAGTCTGACTTGTTTTCAGCTGTTCACGTATGTGGTTGAGCTTTGATTTGTGAATTAATTTATTCAATCCAGCACCTCTACCAAGGTAGAACAAGGGAACAAGTTCCCGAAATTGTAAGTAGATCTTGTATTTTTTCTCAAAAGATTGCCTCATTGGTCCGACATACTTGTTGAGGTTGATGTTATTCTGTCCTTGCACATTTTCAGGCCAAAATAATAGCAAAACAAGCAGGTAAAACTCAGGGGTATGGTGTTTTGCCATCTCTTCATCCATGAATCTCTGAAGGATGGTTTTTAAATCAGTTAGAGGTACCCCCTCAGCTTCATTGCTTAGGATGATGTTGGCCAGAATGTAATTACAGGCAACATCTTCATCTGCAGGCTTTCCTTGAAACACTTTTTTCCACAACTCAGTGATTTCATTCAAGTTtgattgtttggcattgtgatTGAGAATGGAGAACAATCCAGGAAAGGTGGATGCCCTTTTTTCTTTCAGCCTATGTAGTGGTCCAACATCTTTCTTACTGGACAAACTGGTGTACTTGCTGTAGCAATCCATAATTTCTGGTCTTAAGTATGGTGGCTCATTTTCTGAGTTCATTGGGTCTGAGTAAGTGAAGTAACTATCAAAAAATTCACATTTTGTATGAACCCCATCTTTGAGGTCAGTGATGACAGATTTGTAATTCAGTAGGTTTCTGTCTTTTAACAGTACTGTGAGCTGTGGAGATGAAATGGCATGTGTTAGAATATCTTCCCATGTTGGATGAAGATTTGTGAGTGAATCGTGGACAATTCTTGCAACTTGTAGATAGCCAAAAAGCCCTCTATTGTTGAACACTTTTGTGATGTTTTCATCCAACATGTTGTTCACTTCCCTTTCTGCTAAGTCCTCTTcttgtttaaatgcattgatgGCTTTCCCTGCAATGGTCAATATGTCTTTCTCCTTTAGTTTTTTTACAGCTTTGTTCAGGTGGTTCTTGTGGACTTGTGCTAATGTATCAGCAATGAATGAATTAGTGGGCACTCTCTCTTTAGCTTTTAGAGCCCATTCCTCAGCCTTACCAAAGTCAGTTGTCCTGCTGTAGTAGAATCGAGCAAGTGATTGGGGGTAGAATGGGTCATATTTGAATGTCTCAGAAGCATTTTTCAACACAAATATACAACTGCCGATGTCCTCATTGTTATCAATATCTAGAATTAGCCTGGAAAACCTTTCTTGGCCATCagcggttctctctctcttggtgagCAGGTCCTTGAAGAACTGCAAAAGTGAGGGCTGGATTTGTTTTCTGCATAGATACTTCAAAAACTTCAGTGTGGCTGTGCTTCTTTTATCACCAATATCAGCCAATAACTCAACACACTGATGTGCAAGAACTGGGTGTGCTATGCGGACACACTTGTTTTTTCCACCTTGTTTAGAGAATGTAACAATGAACTCTCTGAAAGGCTGAATAATCTCTTCAAATGATAGGCCTTGGTCATCAGCACAGAGATGCTTGTGGAAAGATTCACAAACTGACTGTAAAAGATAGGAGCCAGGGACATATGAACAGATCAGGGCAATAAATGCAAAGAGTTTGGTCCTGTGAGATGATTTGTTTCTTTTAAGGTATCCAATGATTTCTTTCCCATCATTTGAATGCATTTTACTTTCCACATGACTTCTATCAAAATTGTGTCGGATTATATCAAAGCTATGAAAACTTCCTGGCTCTTCTCTGTGGTGGCtttgaatgtgtttttctttggCAGCAAAGTAGCCTTTTTCTTTGGCAGAGAGTTCTGAGTGTAAGGTGACATCATCATGGTCATCTGAAATAAAGATCATGCGTTCGCATTTCAAAATTATGACAACAGGGATGTTGGCATTTATCTTCTGTTCTGCAATTTCTCGGATGATGCAGTCTTGTAAAAAGTATCTCATGTGTTCATTGTCTTGCAGAAGCAGTACAGTAGTCGGGTGGTCACCCTCTTTGAAAAGTTGAATCACTTGTTTGGCAATAGTCCTAGTGTCTAAAAGAGGATCTTTTTGTACTGTTTTGCCAGTGACACACTTGTCACAGGAAGGGTCTATAAGAACAGCACACCTGAGCTTTTTTCTTAGATCCCACAGTACTTGCATTGCTAGAGTCGTCCCACCAGTACCTGGCTGGTGTGAAAGCTTTGTGGTAGAGACACTCCAATCACTTTGTAGCTGCAATTTGATTTTTTTCCTCAGCCTTTCATAACCCTCTCTCTTGATGTGATTTGTTGCCTGTCCTTCAGCTGTTTCGGTACTATCACCCAGATAAAAGTTCATCCAAGTTGGTGGAGCCCCCTTGTAAAAATCGGATTCTGCCTTCAAAGCTTCCGCAGAGTCAATTTGCTCACCTTCAAACTGATTTGCACATAATATGTCTAAAAACGAAAGAGATTCCCTGAATTCACTCTTCAGAGGTGTTTCACCCCCTCCTTCTGTGGGCAGGGTTGGAGTATTTGTAGCAGCCATAAATGCTTGTCTTCTTAAACTTGCTTGACAAGT is from Osmerus eperlanus chromosome 27, fOsmEpe2.1, whole genome shotgun sequence and encodes:
- the sb:cb1081 gene encoding sterile alpha motif domain-containing protein 9-like, encoding MNFYLGDSTETAEGQATNHIKREGYERLRKKIKLQLQSDWSVSTTKLSHQPGTGGTTLAMQVLWDLRKKLRCAVLIDPSCDKCVTGKTVQKDPLLDTRTIAKQVIQLFKEGDHPTTVLLLQDNEHMRYFLQDCIIREIAEQKINANIPVVIILKCERMIFISDDHDDVTLHSELSAKEKGYFAAKEKHIQSHHREEPGSFHSFDIIRHNFDRSHVESKMHSNDGKEIIGYLKRNKSSHRTKLFAFIALICSYVPGSYLLQSVCESFHKHLCADDQGLSFEEIIQPFREFIVTFSKQGGKNKCVRIAHPVLAHQCVELLADIGDKRSTATLKFLKYLCRKQIQPSLLQFFKDLLTKRERTADGQERFSRLILDIDNNEDIGSCIFVLKNASETFKYDPFYPQSLARFYYSRTTDFGKAEEWALKAKERVPTNSFIADTLAQVHKNHLNKAVKKLKEKDILTIAGKAINAFKQEEDLAEREVNNMLDENITKVFNNRGLFGYLQVARIVHDSLTNLHPTWEDILTHAISSPQLTVLLKDRNLLNYKSVITDLKDGVHTKCEFFDSYFTYSDPMNSENEPPYLRPEIMDCYSKYTSLSSKKDVGPLHRLKEKRASTFPGLFSILNHNAKQSNLNEITELWKKVFQGKPADEDVACNYILANIILSNEAEGVPLTDLKTILQRFMDEEMAKHHTPEFYLLVLLLFWPENVQGQNNINLNKYVGPMRQSFEKKYKIYLQFRELVPLFYLGRGAGLNKLIHKSKLNHIREQLKTSQTGKQSNDGDMLKQTSIQDLLLRVQGVSRDHKTFVCVAGQEIEVCPHKQASVSRPGVISFFLGFNISGLMAFDIKYSTKLQSKPVLPATSHKNDTVVSGNSQICHTCDLVKDSNHWTKVHPVLMKEAEVRIHCHWNQRGQYECIASGLRWVCKSDVTLQYHYCNWNTYSPFLEPMQYIQGGPLLDITIKSGQLEEIHLPHFVCLSSDPSFKSEMRILHVEKSGISIEKVDEATCCHAKLLQPSFSPKGVIFRFGKYKVHCELMIYLSGHILRTYLFPSDPSLVEAVEKQEEKEKNSKRILVPRPEKSLKIKSWFSLENTCNAHVTPERIQLRSSNTTPSFFMIRLENLITDIGLELKHEMEVVWKANIHKDYLFMQGERDVSYNHQGPNNSSSRVCEETLC